The Streptomyces sp. NBC_00224 genome has a window encoding:
- a CDS encoding magnesium and cobalt transport protein CorA gives MRAVIVDCAIYRDGRRTEGPPDYSDALEEARAAGDAFVWLGLYEPTEDEFDLVSSEFGLHALAVEDALTAHQRPKLEVYDDSLFVVLKPVTYEQESDKVSTGELMLFIGDSFVVTVRHGEGAPLHDVRMRLEAEPELLRHGPTTVLYVVSDAVVDHYTEVAAELQTDLEELEAEVFAPVGREGKGRAPGDGSTVASRIYTFKRQVLEFRRASGPLAEPMQRLSGAGVPFVHDKAQPFFRDVSDHLTRANEGVEGLDRLLSDILSAHLAQMGVRQNDDMRKISAWAAMAAVPTMVAGIYGMNFEHMPELGYVWAYPAVLALMAALEVLLYRTFKRRGWL, from the coding sequence ATGCGCGCCGTGATCGTCGACTGCGCCATCTACCGGGACGGCCGCCGCACCGAGGGCCCGCCGGACTACTCCGATGCGCTGGAAGAGGCCCGGGCGGCCGGGGACGCGTTCGTGTGGCTGGGCTTGTACGAGCCCACCGAGGACGAGTTCGACCTGGTCAGCAGCGAGTTCGGGCTGCACGCGCTGGCGGTCGAGGACGCGCTGACGGCCCATCAGCGACCCAAGCTGGAGGTGTACGACGACTCGCTGTTCGTGGTCCTCAAGCCGGTGACGTACGAGCAGGAGAGCGACAAGGTCAGCACCGGCGAGCTGATGCTGTTCATCGGCGACTCGTTCGTGGTGACGGTCCGGCACGGCGAGGGCGCACCGCTGCACGATGTGCGCATGCGCCTGGAGGCCGAGCCCGAACTGCTCCGGCACGGCCCGACGACCGTCCTGTACGTGGTGAGCGATGCCGTCGTCGACCACTACACGGAGGTGGCCGCCGAGCTCCAGACGGACCTGGAGGAGCTGGAGGCGGAGGTCTTCGCGCCGGTCGGCCGCGAGGGCAAGGGCCGCGCCCCGGGCGACGGGAGCACGGTCGCGTCCCGGATCTACACCTTCAAGCGGCAGGTCCTGGAGTTCCGCCGGGCGAGCGGGCCGCTGGCGGAGCCGATGCAGCGGCTCTCCGGGGCCGGGGTGCCGTTCGTGCACGACAAGGCACAGCCGTTCTTCCGTGATGTGAGCGACCACCTCACCCGCGCCAACGAAGGCGTGGAGGGCCTGGACCGGCTGCTCTCCGACATCCTCTCCGCCCATCTCGCACAGATGGGCGTGCGGCAGAACGACGACATGCGGAAGATCTCCGCGTGGGCGGCGATGGCCGCGGTGCCGACGATGGTCGCGGGGATCTACGGCATGAACTTCGAGCACATGCCGGAGCTGGGGTACGTCTGGGCGTATCCGGCGGTCCTCGCGCTGATGGCGGCGCTCGAAGTGCTGCTGTACCGCACGTTCAAGCGCCGCGGCTGGCTCTAG
- a CDS encoding ferritin-like domain-containing protein — MLSAKSLFQEILDNDESFRLFCSIAASGETQGGWENGRISALVPPEQRELAPKIARHGADEDKHGRIFNALLKKRGLTPVPVPADTDYTMLLERHGIGLAHERLRAERPLTEQDVVTYLSHSRVTEQRAADQMVMLVRYFGDHPDVGRAIRMISNDEDNHLAYCHEELLRLAYAGHGRTIQRVLRECALAEIRVYRDVSLAVMAHMGRILGWPKAKSAALTAGIHGVYAYERAGGWRRMVTLAMPEHRDALGGPAAPAPGFA; from the coding sequence ATGCTTTCGGCCAAGAGCCTGTTCCAGGAGATCCTCGACAACGACGAGTCGTTCCGGCTCTTCTGCTCGATCGCGGCCAGCGGCGAGACGCAGGGCGGCTGGGAGAACGGCCGCATCTCCGCGCTGGTCCCACCGGAGCAGCGCGAGCTGGCCCCCAAGATCGCCCGGCACGGCGCCGACGAGGACAAGCACGGGCGGATCTTCAACGCGCTGCTCAAGAAGCGCGGCCTGACCCCGGTCCCGGTGCCGGCCGACACCGACTACACGATGCTCCTGGAGCGCCACGGGATCGGGCTCGCCCATGAACGGCTGCGCGCCGAGCGGCCGCTGACCGAGCAGGACGTCGTCACCTACCTCTCGCACAGCCGGGTCACCGAGCAGCGTGCCGCCGACCAGATGGTGATGCTGGTCAGGTACTTCGGGGACCATCCCGACGTCGGCCGGGCGATCCGGATGATCAGCAACGACGAGGACAACCACCTCGCCTACTGCCACGAGGAGCTGCTGCGCCTGGCGTACGCCGGGCACGGCCGCACCATCCAGCGCGTGCTGCGCGAGTGCGCGCTCGCCGAGATCCGCGTCTACCGGGACGTCAGCCTCGCCGTGATGGCGCACATGGGCCGCATCCTCGGCTGGCCGAAGGCCAAGTCGGCGGCGCTGACGGCCGGGATCCACGGCGTGTACGCCTACGAACGGGCCGGCGGCTGGCGCCGAATGGTCACCCTGGCGATGCCGGAGCACCGCGACGCACTGGGCGGACCGGCCGCCCCGGCGCCCGGGTTCGCGTGA
- a CDS encoding LLM class F420-dependent oxidoreductase yields MRLGINLGYWGAGMDGDNLAVAQEADRLGYDVCWAAEAYGSDAPTVLAWVAAQTERIDVGSAILQIPARQPAMTAMTAATLDSLSGGRFRLGLGVSGPQVSEGWYGVKFDKPLARTREYVEIVRRAMTRERLSYEGEHWTLPLPGGPGKSLKLTVHPEREHIPLYIAAIGPKNLEQTGEIADGALLIFPSADHLEDTAIRHIRAGREKAGKTLEGFDVCPTLPLALGADADVPALADMFRPYTALYVGGMGSFKQNFYNQLAQRMGYEKEAAEIQEKYLSGDKAGAAAAIPHQLIDSTTLLGSVERIADRMRAYAAAGVTTLTLAPAGFTLDERVAALRAGTEALERAGLA; encoded by the coding sequence ATGCGGCTCGGGATCAACCTCGGCTACTGGGGCGCCGGAATGGACGGCGACAACCTCGCCGTCGCCCAGGAGGCCGACCGGCTCGGCTACGACGTCTGCTGGGCCGCCGAGGCCTACGGCTCGGACGCGCCCACCGTCCTGGCCTGGGTCGCCGCCCAGACCGAGCGCATCGACGTCGGCTCCGCGATCCTCCAGATCCCGGCCCGCCAGCCCGCGATGACGGCGATGACCGCCGCCACCCTCGACTCGCTCTCCGGCGGCCGCTTCCGCCTCGGCCTCGGCGTCTCGGGCCCGCAGGTCTCCGAGGGCTGGTACGGCGTCAAGTTCGACAAGCCGCTCGCCCGCACCCGCGAGTACGTCGAGATCGTCCGCCGGGCGATGACCCGCGAGCGGCTCAGTTACGAGGGCGAGCACTGGACGCTGCCGCTGCCCGGCGGTCCCGGCAAGTCCCTCAAGCTCACCGTCCACCCCGAGCGCGAGCACATCCCGCTCTACATCGCCGCGATCGGCCCCAAGAACCTGGAGCAGACCGGCGAGATCGCCGACGGCGCGCTGCTGATCTTCCCCTCCGCCGACCACCTGGAGGACACCGCGATCCGCCACATCCGGGCGGGCCGCGAGAAGGCGGGCAAGACCCTGGAGGGCTTCGACGTCTGCCCGACCCTGCCGCTGGCGCTCGGCGCGGACGCCGACGTCCCCGCGCTCGCGGACATGTTCCGCCCGTACACCGCGCTCTACGTCGGCGGCATGGGCAGCTTCAAGCAGAACTTCTACAACCAGCTCGCGCAGCGCATGGGGTACGAGAAGGAGGCCGCCGAGATCCAGGAGAAGTACCTCTCCGGCGACAAGGCGGGCGCGGCCGCCGCCATCCCGCACCAGCTCATCGACTCCACCACGCTGCTCGGCTCGGTGGAGCGCATCGCCGACCGGATGCGGGCCTACGCCGCCGCCGGGGTCACCACTCTCACCCTCGCCCCGGCCGGCTTCACGCTGGACGAGCGGGTGGCGGCGCTGCGGGCGGGCACCGAGGCGCTGGAGCGCGCCGGTCTGGCGTAG
- a CDS encoding aldo/keto reductase, which translates to MEQRHLGRTGLRVSRIGLGTLTWGRDTDEHDAADLLKAFWEAGGTLVDTADVYGGGDAEYLLGQLVERLVPRRDLVIATKAGSVPDPDRRFDGSRGHLLAALDESLERLGTDYVDIWQVHAFDPQTPLDETLQALDIAVSSGRVRYAGVSNFCGWQLAKAATWQLGAPSVRTRLASTQMEYSLLQRGVEREVLPAALDLGIGLLPSSPLGRGVLTGKYRNGTPADSRGASQALAPFVAPYLDEAASRIVDAVTIAADGLAATPLQVALAWVRDRPGVTAPIVGARNAQQLAAALSVEALSLPDEICRALDDVSAPVHRYPDQDWSTL; encoded by the coding sequence ATGGAGCAGAGGCACCTGGGCCGTACGGGCCTGCGCGTATCCCGGATCGGGCTCGGCACTCTCACCTGGGGCCGGGACACCGACGAGCACGACGCCGCCGATCTGTTGAAGGCGTTCTGGGAGGCCGGCGGCACGCTGGTCGACACGGCGGACGTGTACGGGGGCGGGGACGCCGAATATCTGCTCGGGCAGCTGGTGGAGCGGCTGGTGCCGCGCCGCGATCTGGTCATCGCGACCAAGGCGGGCAGCGTGCCCGACCCGGACCGGCGCTTCGACGGCTCGCGCGGCCATCTGCTCGCCGCGCTCGACGAGTCGCTGGAACGTCTCGGCACGGACTACGTCGACATCTGGCAGGTCCACGCCTTCGATCCGCAGACCCCGCTCGACGAGACGCTCCAGGCCCTGGACATCGCGGTGAGCAGCGGCCGCGTGCGGTACGCGGGCGTGTCCAACTTCTGCGGCTGGCAGCTCGCGAAGGCCGCTACCTGGCAGTTGGGCGCCCCGAGCGTGCGAACCCGGCTGGCCAGTACGCAGATGGAGTACTCACTGCTCCAGCGCGGTGTGGAGCGGGAGGTGCTGCCGGCCGCGCTCGACCTCGGGATCGGGCTGCTGCCGTCCTCGCCGCTGGGGCGCGGGGTGCTGACGGGGAAGTACCGCAACGGCACCCCGGCGGACTCGCGCGGGGCGTCCCAGGCGCTGGCGCCGTTCGTCGCGCCGTATCTGGACGAGGCGGCGAGCCGGATCGTCGACGCGGTGACGATAGCCGCGGACGGCCTCGCGGCGACGCCGCTGCAAGTCGCGCTCGCGTGGGTGCGGGACCGGCCCGGAGTGACCGCGCCGATCGTCGGCGCGCGCAACGCGCAGCAGCTCGCGGCGGCATTGTCAGTGGAGGCGCTTAGTCTTCCAGACGAGATCTGCCGGGCGCTGGACGATGTGTCGGCGCCCGTGCACCGCTATCCCGACCAGGACTGGAGCACCTTGTGA
- a CDS encoding helix-hairpin-helix domain-containing protein, producing the protein MTALPPGTAPGTRADGAEGAEEAGAAEVAEAADTPEGAGEVAEDSAPAAEDAADAPDGSAGDGAADEAADEAADEAGPAAEGADTPAPGADGAAGTGDGSAELSEAQAELAAQRELRARIEARKAEKEGAVAAGTKLSGQAADLLAAVRAVESGEKPGASFFASAPAPRRPAPLPDAPAPVRTQAPQPARVAAGPEALAAVRAVLSDGGAPDSLAPQVTDALGEQAADVLRTDPWQLLAVPGVRPEQADGFARALLGAECGPDDPRRAAALVAWALERASVQGHTALPIAAVKAALAERSVPDPDEAVRHVISEGVVLVFEDGVAALDGGTADDEEDEAEDEADETVPVEVLLGLDRYALAEESLADGLARLANAPVKDDGSDWAAAAAAAPSPSAAELIRAVAGNGLVTHSGGEAARAESAAVVTAAHGLGLRAAAAAHTRDGRRRLAGAVGTERAFTVAALLSGAEGPGRDEDGALALDVLVVQDAPQLDVEGAAMLVESLPDGCRLVLGGDPEVLGSAGAGRVFADVLAARAVPHVASRTPDPGPIGELVSGIGAGELGQVEAPGKEVVIVPVRDAGEAVHRCVQLVADSVPRAIGVPAEQTQVITVGHGGSAGTRALNAALKERLNPGPGRFAGFDPGDRVAYAEAPGRTSVGVVGSAGPDGLHLDCAGEPLVVPKERVESALRHGWALTAHQAAGTRWPAVVAVLPGDAAQGLSRAWVYTAFGRAERHLSVVHGVDQALPRAVAEVPAPARTTRLTPLLMALLRTPEAE; encoded by the coding sequence GTGACCGCGCTTCCCCCGGGGACGGCCCCCGGAACCCGGGCCGATGGCGCCGAAGGCGCCGAAGAAGCCGGTGCGGCCGAAGTGGCCGAGGCAGCCGACACACCCGAAGGCGCGGGGGAGGTCGCGGAGGACTCGGCTCCGGCCGCCGAGGACGCGGCCGACGCGCCCGACGGCTCGGCCGGGGACGGCGCCGCGGACGAAGCCGCGGACGAAGCCGCGGACGAGGCGGGTCCGGCGGCCGAGGGCGCCGACACCCCCGCCCCGGGCGCCGACGGCGCCGCCGGGACCGGTGACGGCTCCGCCGAGTTGTCCGAGGCCCAGGCCGAGCTCGCCGCACAGCGCGAGTTGCGGGCGCGGATCGAGGCGCGGAAGGCCGAGAAGGAGGGGGCCGTCGCGGCCGGGACCAAGCTCAGCGGGCAGGCCGCCGACCTGCTCGCGGCCGTACGGGCGGTCGAGAGCGGTGAGAAGCCGGGGGCGTCGTTCTTCGCCTCCGCCCCGGCCCCGCGCCGCCCCGCCCCGCTACCGGACGCCCCCGCGCCCGTACGGACGCAGGCGCCGCAGCCCGCGCGCGTGGCCGCCGGGCCGGAGGCGCTGGCCGCGGTGCGGGCCGTGCTGAGCGACGGCGGAGCGCCGGACTCGCTGGCCCCGCAGGTCACGGACGCCCTGGGCGAGCAGGCGGCCGACGTGCTGCGGACCGACCCCTGGCAGCTGCTCGCCGTGCCCGGGGTCCGCCCCGAGCAGGCCGACGGCTTCGCCCGGGCGCTGCTCGGCGCGGAGTGCGGCCCGGACGACCCGCGCCGGGCGGCCGCGCTGGTCGCCTGGGCCCTGGAGCGCGCGTCGGTCCAGGGCCACACCGCGCTGCCGATCGCGGCGGTGAAGGCGGCGCTGGCCGAGCGTTCGGTGCCGGACCCGGACGAGGCCGTACGGCACGTGATCAGCGAGGGCGTGGTGCTGGTCTTCGAGGACGGAGTGGCCGCGCTGGACGGTGGGACGGCCGACGACGAAGAGGACGAGGCGGAGGACGAGGCGGACGAGACCGTCCCTGTCGAGGTGCTGCTCGGCCTCGACCGGTACGCGCTGGCGGAGGAGAGCCTCGCCGACGGTCTCGCCCGGCTCGCCAACGCCCCCGTGAAGGACGACGGTTCGGACTGGGCGGCCGCCGCGGCGGCCGCCCCCTCGCCGTCCGCCGCCGAGCTGATCAGGGCGGTGGCGGGCAACGGCCTGGTCACCCACTCCGGCGGTGAGGCCGCCCGCGCCGAGTCCGCGGCCGTGGTCACCGCCGCACACGGCCTCGGCCTGCGGGCGGCCGCCGCCGCGCACACCAGGGACGGGCGGCGCCGGCTCGCCGGGGCGGTGGGGACCGAGCGCGCGTTCACCGTGGCCGCGCTGCTCTCCGGGGCCGAGGGGCCGGGCCGGGACGAGGACGGGGCGCTCGCCCTGGACGTGCTGGTCGTACAGGACGCCCCGCAGCTCGACGTGGAGGGCGCGGCGATGCTCGTCGAGTCCCTGCCGGACGGCTGCCGTCTGGTGCTCGGCGGGGACCCGGAGGTGCTGGGTTCGGCGGGCGCGGGCCGGGTGTTCGCCGATGTACTGGCGGCCCGGGCGGTCCCGCACGTGGCGTCGCGCACCCCGGACCCCGGCCCGATCGGCGAGCTGGTCTCGGGGATTGGCGCCGGTGAGCTCGGCCAGGTCGAGGCGCCGGGCAAGGAGGTCGTGATCGTCCCGGTGCGGGACGCGGGCGAGGCGGTGCACCGCTGCGTCCAGCTGGTCGCGGACTCGGTGCCGCGCGCGATCGGGGTGCCGGCCGAGCAGACCCAGGTGATCACGGTCGGCCACGGCGGCTCGGCGGGTACGCGGGCGCTGAACGCCGCCCTGAAGGAGCGGCTCAACCCGGGCCCCGGCCGGTTCGCGGGCTTCGACCCGGGCGACCGCGTGGCGTACGCGGAGGCGCCCGGGCGCACCTCGGTGGGCGTGGTCGGCTCGGCGGGCCCGGACGGGCTGCACCTCGACTGCGCCGGTGAGCCGCTCGTCGTACCGAAGGAGCGGGTCGAGTCGGCGCTGCGGCACGGCTGGGCCCTGACCGCCCACCAGGCGGCCGGGACGCGCTGGCCCGCGGTCGTGGCGGTGCTGCCCGGGGACGCGGCGCAGGGGCTCAGCCGGGCGTGGGTCTACACGGCGTTCGGCCGCGCCGAGCGCCATCTGTCCGTGGTCCACGGCGTGGACCAGGCACTCCCGCGCGCGGTGGCCGAGGTGCCCGCCCCCGCGCGTACGACCCGGCTCACGCCCCTTCTGATGGCCCTGCTGCGGACACCCGAGGCGGAGTAG
- a CDS encoding DUF5703 family protein produces the protein MPEYEFVDVYVPRGVSRKDATRLLTDHAEYGHWELERLSLLRDGSRRVRLRRRIIRQLRATW, from the coding sequence ATGCCGGAATACGAATTTGTCGACGTGTACGTGCCTCGCGGGGTCTCCCGCAAGGACGCCACACGCCTGCTGACCGACCACGCCGAGTACGGACACTGGGAGTTGGAGCGACTGAGCCTGCTGCGTGACGGCAGCCGCAGGGTGCGGCTGCGCAGGCGGATCATCCGCCAGCTGCGCGCCACGTGGTGA